Proteins from one Ahaetulla prasina isolate Xishuangbanna chromosome 2, ASM2864084v1, whole genome shotgun sequence genomic window:
- the TMEM115 gene encoding transmembrane protein 115, translating into MNRYLPVARQHFLAVLASTSVVVKSICAIVILLYLLSFAVDTVFGLGVTPGYLFPPNFWIWTLATHSLVEKHIWDVALSLATIVVAGRLLEPLWGALELLIFFAVVNISVGLLGAFAYLLTYMATFSLPYLFSVRIYGMLGFLGGVLVALKQTMGDSTVLKIPQVRMKVVPMLLLLILSVLRLTTLIESNILASYGFGVLSSWIYLRFYQRHSRGRGDMSDHFAFATFFPEILQPVVGLLANLVHTILVKVKVCRKTVKRYDVGAPSSITISLPGTDPQDAERRRQLALKALNERLKRVEDQSAWPSMEDEDEENTKADTPLLPEKSRDSASVGKASSQESSLITFEDAPSQL; encoded by the exons ATGAACAGATACCTGCCGGTAGCACGACAGCATTTCCTGGCTGTGTTAGCCAGCACCAGCGTagtagtgaaatctatatgtgccATTGTCATTTTGCTCTATCTTCTCTCCTTTGCTGTAGACACGGTCTTTGGACTTGGTGTTACCCCCGGATATCTCTTCCCGCCCAACTTTTGGATATGGACGCTGGCAACCCACAGCCTGGTGGAAAAACATATTTGGGATGTGGCCCTAAGCCTGGCCACTATAGTGGTGGCCGGAAGGTTGCTGGAGCCACTCTGGGGCGCCCTGGAACTTTTGATCTTCTTTGCAGTGGTGAATATTTCAGTTGGGCTTCTGGGGGCCTTTGCTTATCTTCTTACTTACATGGCGACCTTCAGTCTGCCTTACTTGTTTTCTGTTCGCATTTATGGAATGCTGGGTTTCCTTGGCGGTGTCTTAGTGGCCCTCAAGCAAACCATGGGTGACAGTACTGTCTTAAAGATACCTCAGGTGCGAATGAAAGTCGTTCCCATGCTCTTGCTTCTCATTCTTTCAGTTTTGAGACTGACCACTCTTATTGAAAGCAACATTTTGGCTTCTTACGGTTTTGGGGTCCTTTCCAGTTGGATATACCTGCGTTTTTACCAGAGGCATAGCCGAGGGCGTGGCGATATGTCAGACCATTTTGCATTTGCCACATTCTTCCCTGAGATCCTACAACCTGTGGTTGGTTTGCTGGCCAATCTTGTGCACACCATcttagtgaaagtgaaagtcTGCCGGAAAACAGTGAAACGTTATGATGTTGGAGCCCCTTCTTCTATTACTATCAGCTTGCCGGGAACAGATCCTCAGGATGCTGAACGAAGGAG ACAACTGGCTCTAAAGGCACTGAATGAACGATTGAAGCGTGTGGAAGATCAGTCAGCCTGGCCCAGTATGGAGGATGAAGATGAAGAAAATACCAAGGCCGATACTCCCTTGCTACCTGAAAAGAGCCGGGACTCTGCCAGTGTTGGAAAAGCTTCCAGCCAAGAATCCAGCCTCATTACCTTTGAAGATGCCCCCTCTCAGTTGTGA
- the LOC131190194 gene encoding transmembrane reductase CYB561D2 isoform X2: protein MLLCDAAVLGGGLFSWHPFLMSLAFSFLMTEALLTFSPESSLLRSFSRKAKVRFHWALQLLALICALLGMAIISYNKYLNGKEHFVTWHGQTGLLTVVYASLQCMGGLALLYPKLMKNWTLSKLKLYHATSGLIGYLLGCASLMLGMCSLWFSTTVTGISWYLTMLCPILTSLVIMNQVSNAYLYRKRIQP, encoded by the exons ATGCTCCTGTGCGATGCTGCTGTTCTCGGCGGAG GTTTGTTCTCCTGGCATCCTTTCTTAATGTCTCTTGCG TTTTCCTTCCTGATGACAGAGGCCCTGTTGACTTTCTCTCCAGAGAGCTCCCTCCTCCGGTCCTTCTCCCGCAAGGCCAAGGTCCGCTTCCACTGGGCTTTACAGCTACTTGCTCTCATCTGTGCATTGCTGGGAATGGCCATTATCAGCTATAACAAGTACCTCAATGGGAAAGAGCACTTTGTCACCTGGCACGGCCAGACTGGCTTGCTGACAGTGGTATATGCTAGCCTGCAATGCATGGGTGGGCTCGCCCTGCTCTATCCCAAGCTGATGAAGAACTGGACCCTGAGCAAACTGAAACTGTACCATGCCACATCAGGGCTGATTGGATATCTACTTGGTTGTGCCAGCTTGATGTTGGGCATGTGTTCCCtgtggttttccacaactgtgactgGAATATCTTGGTATCTAACTATGCTGTGCCCTATTCTCACCAGTTTGGTTATCATGAACCAAGTGAGCAACGCCTATCTCTACCGTAAAAGAATCCAGCCTTGA
- the LOC131190194 gene encoding transmembrane reductase CYB561D2 isoform X1, whose amino-acid sequence MALTVETESQIYHSLRTVFGAAAHMVSLGFTIVMVVLTRPGSSLFSWHPFLMSLAFSFLMTEALLTFSPESSLLRSFSRKAKVRFHWALQLLALICALLGMAIISYNKYLNGKEHFVTWHGQTGLLTVVYASLQCMGGLALLYPKLMKNWTLSKLKLYHATSGLIGYLLGCASLMLGMCSLWFSTTVTGISWYLTMLCPILTSLVIMNQVSNAYLYRKRIQP is encoded by the exons ATGGCTCTGACAGTTGAAACGGAATCTCAGATTTACCACTCTCTCAGGACTGTCTTTGGTGCAGCCGCACACATGGTTTCtcttggattcaccattgtcatGGTGGTACTCACCAGACCTGGATCAA GTTTGTTCTCCTGGCATCCTTTCTTAATGTCTCTTGCG TTTTCCTTCCTGATGACAGAGGCCCTGTTGACTTTCTCTCCAGAGAGCTCCCTCCTCCGGTCCTTCTCCCGCAAGGCCAAGGTCCGCTTCCACTGGGCTTTACAGCTACTTGCTCTCATCTGTGCATTGCTGGGAATGGCCATTATCAGCTATAACAAGTACCTCAATGGGAAAGAGCACTTTGTCACCTGGCACGGCCAGACTGGCTTGCTGACAGTGGTATATGCTAGCCTGCAATGCATGGGTGGGCTCGCCCTGCTCTATCCCAAGCTGATGAAGAACTGGACCCTGAGCAAACTGAAACTGTACCATGCCACATCAGGGCTGATTGGATATCTACTTGGTTGTGCCAGCTTGATGTTGGGCATGTGTTCCCtgtggttttccacaactgtgactgGAATATCTTGGTATCTAACTATGCTGTGCCCTATTCTCACCAGTTTGGTTATCATGAACCAAGTGAGCAACGCCTATCTCTACCGTAAAAGAATCCAGCCTTGA
- the LOC131190194 gene encoding transmembrane reductase CYB561D2 isoform X3 encodes MLLFSAEFSFLMTEALLTFSPESSLLRSFSRKAKVRFHWALQLLALICALLGMAIISYNKYLNGKEHFVTWHGQTGLLTVVYASLQCMGGLALLYPKLMKNWTLSKLKLYHATSGLIGYLLGCASLMLGMCSLWFSTTVTGISWYLTMLCPILTSLVIMNQVSNAYLYRKRIQP; translated from the exons ATGCTGCTGTTCTCGGCGGAG TTTTCCTTCCTGATGACAGAGGCCCTGTTGACTTTCTCTCCAGAGAGCTCCCTCCTCCGGTCCTTCTCCCGCAAGGCCAAGGTCCGCTTCCACTGGGCTTTACAGCTACTTGCTCTCATCTGTGCATTGCTGGGAATGGCCATTATCAGCTATAACAAGTACCTCAATGGGAAAGAGCACTTTGTCACCTGGCACGGCCAGACTGGCTTGCTGACAGTGGTATATGCTAGCCTGCAATGCATGGGTGGGCTCGCCCTGCTCTATCCCAAGCTGATGAAGAACTGGACCCTGAGCAAACTGAAACTGTACCATGCCACATCAGGGCTGATTGGATATCTACTTGGTTGTGCCAGCTTGATGTTGGGCATGTGTTCCCtgtggttttccacaactgtgactgGAATATCTTGGTATCTAACTATGCTGTGCCCTATTCTCACCAGTTTGGTTATCATGAACCAAGTGAGCAACGCCTATCTCTACCGTAAAAGAATCCAGCCTTGA
- the LOC131190194 gene encoding transmembrane reductase CYB561D2 isoform X4: MSLAFSFLMTEALLTFSPESSLLRSFSRKAKVRFHWALQLLALICALLGMAIISYNKYLNGKEHFVTWHGQTGLLTVVYASLQCMGGLALLYPKLMKNWTLSKLKLYHATSGLIGYLLGCASLMLGMCSLWFSTTVTGISWYLTMLCPILTSLVIMNQVSNAYLYRKRIQP, from the exons ATGTCTCTTGCG TTTTCCTTCCTGATGACAGAGGCCCTGTTGACTTTCTCTCCAGAGAGCTCCCTCCTCCGGTCCTTCTCCCGCAAGGCCAAGGTCCGCTTCCACTGGGCTTTACAGCTACTTGCTCTCATCTGTGCATTGCTGGGAATGGCCATTATCAGCTATAACAAGTACCTCAATGGGAAAGAGCACTTTGTCACCTGGCACGGCCAGACTGGCTTGCTGACAGTGGTATATGCTAGCCTGCAATGCATGGGTGGGCTCGCCCTGCTCTATCCCAAGCTGATGAAGAACTGGACCCTGAGCAAACTGAAACTGTACCATGCCACATCAGGGCTGATTGGATATCTACTTGGTTGTGCCAGCTTGATGTTGGGCATGTGTTCCCtgtggttttccacaactgtgactgGAATATCTTGGTATCTAACTATGCTGTGCCCTATTCTCACCAGTTTGGTTATCATGAACCAAGTGAGCAACGCCTATCTCTACCGTAAAAGAATCCAGCCTTGA